From Bdellovibrio sp. KM01:
AGCATTAGAGAGCGTCCGTGACTAAATACTTTTTCATCAGTGGTTCCAGTTCACGCGCGATCTTTTCGTGTCGATCATTTAAATAGATATATAGATTGGCAGTTACGTAAGGCTTGCTCGAGCGCGCAAGGCTTTCGTTATATTCTTTTAGAGTCGGATCTTGCACCTCAATTGTGGGACCTAAGAAAACATCGACTCTGCCATTGGCCAGCATTTTTAAGCATTGAAAGGTATTTGCCGCTTCAATGACTTCCAAGTGGAGTTCTTTAGCCACCTGTGATCGCAATCTGTTGCCTAGAGTTAGGCAGGTTTTCCGCCCACTTAAGGAACTTGGCTGTTCGAGATCCAGTGGGGCTCCTCTTTTTTTGTATAAATAGTATTTCAGGCGCGCCATAGGTGTCTGAACCCGGATGAGGTGCGGGAGATCACTTCCCAATCCATCAATCCGAAATGTGTCCCCATCGAGTTCGCCTTTGGAGACCATTAATAGGGAGCGCGACAAAGGAATTTTTTTAAATACAATCTCACAACCAATGTCTTTGAACGGTTGCCGAAATCCCTCGATCAACTTATGAATTGCTGGCGGCCAACTTTCTGCCATTGAAATTTTCAAAGGTTGAGGACATGTTGCCGCTTGCGCCGTTAAGGATAATAGGAAGGTTGTTAACAGAACAAGACGGGTCGATGGCGATTTCATTTGTGCAAGATATCGCAGAATAGTGAAAATGCAAAATACTACCCTGTTCTTGTGAAAATGCACTTCAAACATCCTTATGAAATCTCAGTCCAGCTTGTATTCTGTTGAAAAATACGAGGAGGGGCTATGCCCACTAAGACGATACTTCTGTGTGATGATGTTTTTGCAAAAAAAGAAGAAGCGAAAGAACGATCTCGTGTTTTGCGAAAGTTTACTAATGATTTAGCTCAGAGACTAAAAAATAAGGTAAGAACAATTGCCGTCCTGGATATTCCCAAAGAAGTCATTACGGCTGTCGACAAAAAATCGGATATTGAAATTATTAAGGGACGTCCGGTTGAGACGATACTCAAGGAAGTCAAAGATCCCAATGTCGAAATGCTTGTTATGGGTACCCGGGCACGATCGGGAGTAAAGAGAACTTTTCTTGGAAGTGTGGCCGAAGAAATTGTGCGCAATGCTGAATTGCCAGTGGTGATTCTTGGATCCCATGCCGTCGAAGCAGACTACAGTATCGAGAAGAAAAGCTTAAAAATTTTGGTGATCTCGGATCTGTCTGGTTCCTCGGGGGGCGCGGAAAGGTTCGCTGCGAAATTTGCAAAGCGATTAAACGCGGAGATTGTGCTGTTCCATTCGGTCGGTGATCAAATCAAACACATGAAAGATATGCTGTACTCTCAAAGAGTGAAAAGTGCTGGAGTCGAAGTACTGTTTGATGAAATGAAAGAGTTTGCAGAAACTTCAATGGCACGAAAAATCAAAGCTTATAACAATCAGGGCCTTAAGGTTACAGGGCACATAGCTTATGAAGAAGTCGAAGTGTCTAAGTTCCTAAAAAAGAATGACTGGCAGAACGCGGATTTTATTGTCATGGGAACTCATTCTCGCGGACGATTCTTAAAAGCATTTCTAGGCAGTACTACTCGTCGAGTGATGTTGTCTGCACGTGTACCGGTAATTGTTGTAAGAACAAAATAAACACTCAGAAATTCAGATCGACACTGTCCCAAAATCGAATGTTTCAC
This genomic window contains:
- a CDS encoding universal stress protein, which encodes MPTKTILLCDDVFAKKEEAKERSRVLRKFTNDLAQRLKNKVRTIAVLDIPKEVITAVDKKSDIEIIKGRPVETILKEVKDPNVEMLVMGTRARSGVKRTFLGSVAEEIVRNAELPVVILGSHAVEADYSIEKKSLKILVISDLSGSSGGAERFAAKFAKRLNAEIVLFHSVGDQIKHMKDMLYSQRVKSAGVEVLFDEMKEFAETSMARKIKAYNNQGLKVTGHIAYEEVEVSKFLKKNDWQNADFIVMGTHSRGRFLKAFLGSTTRRVMLSARVPVIVVRTK